The genomic interval AACTCTTTCAATTTGCTCATCAATAATTTTAAGCATACCACAATAATTTTTCTTTGTTCTTTTTATTTCTTTATTGAAGTCAGTTATATTTTCTTCCCATATTTTTCTCTGCCATATGTATTTATCACCTTTTTTCACCAAATCTTCTTTTCCTGTTTCATTTGGTGTTGGATCAAACATAGAAAAATATGGTTCTGGCGCATAAAAAGGATTATGGGGCTCTCTCATACCTAACTGTAAAAAAAATGAATCTTTCTGATTATTTTTTATGAACTCTATTGCCTTTGATGTAAGCCTATAAGGTTCAATATCTTCAACATCAAATTTTGTTGGTTTATGGTCTGCTAGATGTTTAAGATTTTTCCTATAGGTATCAAATGCTTTCTGCTTTTCTGTGTTGTTCTCATCATTTTCTAATTCCTTTATACCATAATAAAGATTGAATATATCATGATCTTTTTCTCTAAATGTATGATCTTTACCTACCAATCCTATTTTATAATCATTTCTATGCAACACATCATATATATCCTCACTACAATAATTATCCATAAGATTCGGATTTACTTTTACATGTGCTGCTGTGGGATATCTTCCTGTTGTTAAACTTGTTCTTGCTGGCGCACATAGTGGCATAGATGTATAAGATTTTTTAAAATCTACCCCTTTTTTTGCTAAAGAATCTAAAAATGGCATAACATCATACTCAAATCCTTCACTTTTTCTTATATCTGCTCTATGTTGATCTGTTGTTATTAAGACTATATTGGGGTTTTTTTTCATTTTATTTAACCTCTTACTTATATTTTGATTATCAAAGCACACCTATATTTTTTATATTAAGTATGATTTATTCTTAAGCTACTAATCTACTTATACCAGTGAAAATTATAATATTTTTTGGAATTTGAATCTGTTTCATATCCTTTTATATGAGGAACACTTCCCGGCAAATCTTGAAATAATAGATAAGCATCTGAATCATCTGGCATCTCTCTCTTAGGATAAACTTTCCATTGATCGTCTTTAATCGGGTCAAGATACCCCTCTTTTTTAAAATAGCTAATAAGTTTTTCTCTCATTTCCTTTGTCTTTTTATGATATAACGGACTATTAGCTTTATTCCTTGTTTCTTCAGGATCCATTTTTAAATCAAAAAGGAATTCTCTATTATCTGGTGCTGAATAAATATATTTATAATCTCCACTTAAAGCCATATAATTAGCATAGCCCTCCTTTTGATACTGACCATATATTGTATCTCTATCACACTTATTATCTAAAATATCAAATAAACTCTCACCTGGGTAATCTTCCTCAAATGGAATCTCAGCTGCTTGTAAAAAAGTTGGCATTATATCAATTAACGATACGAGTTGATTACAAATAATGTTTCCATTACATCCTGGATATTTAACAAGCATAGGAATTTTAGCCGATGAATCTAAAAAACTCCTTTTACCAAAACAATTGTAATCCCCTAAAAATTCACCATGATCTGCTGTAAATACAATCATCGTATTCTCCATAAGATTTTCTTTTTCCATATAATCTAATAATCTACCTAAATTGTAATCAATAAAAGATACCTCTGCATAATAATAAGCTTTTATCATTTTAACCAAATTGTCATCAATACCTTGATCACGATATTTATACCTATTTTGAAAATCATTCCAGAGAGTTTTTAATCCTTCAGAATTATCTGGTCTTTTAGGCAAGGGCATATCAGGTCCACGATATAATTTATTCCAAGGACTTGGTGGTGCAAATGGTGGATGAGGCTTTTCAAATGATGTCATCATAAAAAATGGTTTATCCTTATCACGTTCTTTCAAATAATTAATGGATTCATCAACAGTCCATGCACTATGATGTAGTTCTTCTGTTAACTGTGACACTTGTGGTATATAATACATCTCACCTTTTACACCTTTATAATCATAAACATGACCAAATCCATTTTTCTTATTGTTTTGATAGAAATCATTTTTTTCAAAATCATTCTCTTCATCACAGACTTTTCTTTTATCAAACCCCCATTTAGTACAACGCCCAGTATCAAATGTAAAATGCATCTTACCCGTACCAAAAGTTTGGTAACCTTGTTCAGACAAGATTTCCATAAAACTTCTATAACCATTTGGCATTCTATGATTTTCAATAACCCCTGTTTTATGTGGCATAAATCCTGTATGCATTGAGAACCTTGCTGGTATACACACTGGACATGGTGTATAAGCTCTAGTAAAGGATACCCCTGATTCTACCAACTTATTTAGAATAGGTGTTTTAATAACTGGATTTCCTAGAGCTTCTATAGTATCAGCTCTCAATTGATCTGAAAATACTAACAAAATATTCATTTTCTTCTCCATCTTCTTATCTCCTCTTTCCAGCATATCAATTCTCTATATTTTAATATTCTTGGTGAAATATTTCTTTCACCGTATTGTATGCTAACTTTGGTCTTCTATATTCATCCACAACCCCCTTGTTATTGTGACCTCGTGGTCTTATAAACTCCCACCTTCCTTCAGTTACACGACAGTCTGCAAATTGCCAGATTAGTGTGCCTATAATCTCAGTCCTTTTCAAATACACTTCTAGTGAATCACTTATAACTTTACACTGTCTTTCTTCAGACCACTTAAGTTCTCTAGCATCATGATTACCATAGATAGCACCTGCACCAAATTCACTAATAATCATTGGTTTTTCATTCCCAAATTTTGATTCAATCCATTCTAACTCTTTACAATATTGCAAAGAAATATCTTCTTTTATTGTTGAATTACCATACCAACCGTGATAAATATTTATTGATATAATATCAACAAGATCCATACAAATATCTGTGAAATGCTTATCTGATGCAAATGTCACTGGTCGACTACTATCCATAGATTTAATTTTTTTTATTTGTTCCTCATATAAAGATCTTCCTTTGTCAACATGACTGGCACATTCATTTAGAAGCCCCCATATGATGATTGATGGATGATTATAATGGCTTTGAATCATTTCTTCTATACACATCAAACTTTGTGACCGAAAATTTTTATGTTGCATATCTTCTATACTCAAACCTCTTGCATGGGACTCTTCCCATACCAAAATACCATACTCATCACATAAGTCCAAAAATCGTTCATCATTAGGATAATGACAAGTACGAACCGTATTACAATTCATATCCAACAATAATGTTATATCAGTACAAGCTAACTGAACAGGAATAGATACACCTGACATATTAAAATCTTCATGTCTATTAAACCCTTTAAGCTTAACAGCTTTCCCATTTAGTAATAACTGCCTATTACTCACTTCCAGCTTTCTAAATCCAATACGCTCGTTAAAATCATCCTTAATTGTTCCATTATCTGTTATAAGACAAGATTCTAATAAGTAAAGATTAGGTTCCTGATTACTCCATAATTTTATATCATCACATATCATTACTACTTTACATTGTTTTTTTTCTTTTGCTGCCAATTGTAAGTTCTCAAGTCTTATTTTATTATTAGAATCGCCAAGCTTGGCCATAAAATTAACTTTCTTACACGTTGATGAAAGATTAACTATCTCTGCTTTAATGTTCAATTGCCATGTGCTATTTTCAAACTTTGGTGTCCCTTGAACATTTTTAATATATAAATCAGGTAACTTTTCAATAACCACTGGTCGAATAATTCCACCATAGGAATAATAATCATTTGGAATATGTAATGCTGACTCTTTGTCAAATTCATTACTCACCATAACTTCTAAGGTATGATTACCTTTTTTAACATTTTTTAAAACAACATGAAATTCAGTATAAGCACCATAATGATAACATTTCTTTTCACCATCAAAATAAACTGTTCCATGGTGTCCAACCCCTTTAAATGTTATATCATAATTTCCATCCTCATAAATCTCTACTTGAAGTTTATACGCAGCTTTGCCACGATAATTTGCATATTTAATATTTGATTGCCAACAACTCGGTACCATCATCTTTTCAGTATAATTTGAAGGCAGTTTTTGCCCTTCTTTTAATGGTTGAAATTCCCACAATCCTTCAAGTTCTTTTTGTTGGCGAACTTTATGTTGATTGAATAATCTAATCATAATATCCTCCTTTTATGTTTATGTGCTGTTAGAATACTTATTTTATTGGCATATTTATAAAATGTTATTCACCGAAGATTTATATATATTTATTTTAATTTCTGCTTAAGGCATATTTAATAGGATAGTTTAGTGAACCTGTATTTCTGGGCACACCATAATCCTGATTCCCATCTCTATAGAAGAAAATCAGGATTTCTCCTCATTATTTTAACTTATAGTTATCAATCACCACATTTTGTTAATATTATAACCATCATTACTTAAACATACGATCATATGCTGTTTGTTCAATCTTAATTAATTCTTCAAGTCCCATTTTCTTTAACGTTGTAACATAATTATCCCAACCCTCATCAATATCAACTTCA from Vallitalea longa carries:
- a CDS encoding sulfatase-like hydrolase/transferase — protein: MKKNPNIVLITTDQHRADIRKSEGFEYDVMPFLDSLAKKGVDFKKSYTSMPLCAPARTSLTTGRYPTAAHVKVNPNLMDNYCSEDIYDVLHRNDYKIGLVGKDHTFREKDHDIFNLYYGIKELENDENNTEKQKAFDTYRKNLKHLADHKPTKFDVEDIEPYRLTSKAIEFIKNNQKDSFFLQLGMREPHNPFYAPEPYFSMFDPTPNETGKEDLVKKGDKYIWQRKIWEENITDFNKEIKRTKKNYCGMLKIIDEQIERVYNYLKENELLENTIIIYVSDHGDFFGEYGLIRKGPGLPEVLCRIPLIIVGPEIKAKEKKCMEHVSICDIMPTISEIIGEDISDGVQGKSILPILMDMDYPKCQYESVYIEQGAGGLYFKNEDIDNLTPENKGIAEAVTIDELNSVTQAGKMRAVIKNDWKLTFDMMGKGEMYNLIEDKYELNNLYDNKDCGIKKVELLEELLKSSIRASDDLPYSGTERHIIKRDKKRNYYQ
- a CDS encoding sulfatase family protein codes for the protein MEKKMNILLVFSDQLRADTIEALGNPVIKTPILNKLVESGVSFTRAYTPCPVCIPARFSMHTGFMPHKTGVIENHRMPNGYRSFMEILSEQGYQTFGTGKMHFTFDTGRCTKWGFDKRKVCDEENDFEKNDFYQNNKKNGFGHVYDYKGVKGEMYYIPQVSQLTEELHHSAWTVDESINYLKERDKDKPFFMMTSFEKPHPPFAPPSPWNKLYRGPDMPLPKRPDNSEGLKTLWNDFQNRYKYRDQGIDDNLVKMIKAYYYAEVSFIDYNLGRLLDYMEKENLMENTMIVFTADHGEFLGDYNCFGKRSFLDSSAKIPMLVKYPGCNGNIICNQLVSLIDIMPTFLQAAEIPFEEDYPGESLFDILDNKCDRDTIYGQYQKEGYANYMALSGDYKYIYSAPDNREFLFDLKMDPEETRNKANSPLYHKKTKEMREKLISYFKKEGYLDPIKDDQWKVYPKREMPDDSDAYLLFQDLPGSVPHIKGYETDSNSKKYYNFHWYK
- a CDS encoding glycoside hydrolase family 2 TIM barrel-domain containing protein; the encoded protein is MIRLFNQHKVRQQKELEGLWEFQPLKEGQKLPSNYTEKMMVPSCWQSNIKYANYRGKAAYKLQVEIYEDGNYDITFKGVGHHGTVYFDGEKKCYHYGAYTEFHVVLKNVKKGNHTLEVMVSNEFDKESALHIPNDYYSYGGIIRPVVIEKLPDLYIKNVQGTPKFENSTWQLNIKAEIVNLSSTCKKVNFMAKLGDSNNKIRLENLQLAAKEKKQCKVVMICDDIKLWSNQEPNLYLLESCLITDNGTIKDDFNERIGFRKLEVSNRQLLLNGKAVKLKGFNRHEDFNMSGVSIPVQLACTDITLLLDMNCNTVRTCHYPNDERFLDLCDEYGILVWEESHARGLSIEDMQHKNFRSQSLMCIEEMIQSHYNHPSIIIWGLLNECASHVDKGRSLYEEQIKKIKSMDSSRPVTFASDKHFTDICMDLVDIISINIYHGWYGNSTIKEDISLQYCKELEWIESKFGNEKPMIISEFGAGAIYGNHDARELKWSEERQCKVISDSLEVYLKRTEIIGTLIWQFADCRVTEGRWEFIRPRGHNNKGVVDEYRRPKLAYNTVKEIFHQEY